In a single window of the Tellurirhabdus bombi genome:
- a CDS encoding ATP-dependent Clp protease ATP-binding subunit: MEAKFSNRVKEVITLSREEALRLGHDYIGTEHLLLGMIREGEGVAVGLLKKLGISLEELRLTIEQATKGTATNNVKNLANIPLTRQSEKVLKITYLEAKIFKSPLIGTEHLLLSILRDEDNVATQILNKYNVNYEVIKEMLEYQSSGTRPHMGSETDDDDERGSMFGGSGSSSSGKDPKGAEKSRTPVLDNFGRDLTKLAELGKLDPIVGREKEIERVAQILSRRKKNNPILIGEPGVGKTAIAEGLALRIVQKKVSRVLFGKRVVTLDLASLVAGTKYRGQFEERMKAVMNELEKSPEVILFIDELHTIVGAGGASGSLDASNMFKPALARGDIQCIGATTLDEYRQYIEKDGALARRFQVVMVDATSVEETIEILNNIKDKYEEHHHVNYTPEAIEAAVKLSERYISDRFLPDKAIDVMDEVGARVHISNISVPEDILKLEESIENIKKEKNQVVKSQKYEEAAQLRDKEKRLIDQLDRAKQAWEEETKKKRYEVNEESVAEVVAMMTGIPTNRVATNEGAKLLNMGEQLKGRVIGQDKAVEKLVKAIQRTRVGLKDPKKPIGSFIFLGPTGVGKTELAKVLATYLFDKEDALVRIDMSEYMEKFSVSRLVGAPPGYVGYEEGGQLTEKIRRKPYSVVLLDEIEKAHPDVFNILLQVLDDGILTDGLGRRVDFRNTIIIMTSNIGVRDLKDFGTGIGFATKAKSENQDDAMKSTIQNALRKAFSPEFLNRLDDVIVFNSLQREDIHKIIDLMLGKLLGRVTSLGYKVELTDKAKDFLSEKGYDPQYGARPLSRAIQKYLEDPVAEEILKGDLKEGDVIMADYDDNGEALNISVKKQEEVAN; encoded by the coding sequence ATGGAAGCTAAATTTTCGAACCGAGTAAAAGAAGTCATCACACTCAGCAGAGAGGAGGCCTTGCGTCTGGGCCATGATTACATTGGCACAGAGCACCTGCTGCTGGGCATGATTCGGGAAGGTGAGGGGGTAGCCGTCGGGCTTTTGAAAAAATTGGGAATTTCTCTGGAAGAATTACGACTAACGATCGAACAAGCCACCAAAGGAACCGCCACCAACAACGTCAAGAATCTGGCTAACATCCCACTGACCCGCCAGTCGGAGAAAGTGTTAAAAATTACGTATCTGGAAGCAAAAATCTTCAAAAGCCCTCTAATTGGTACAGAGCACCTGCTGCTGTCTATTTTGCGGGATGAAGATAACGTGGCTACCCAGATTCTGAACAAGTACAACGTTAACTACGAAGTCATTAAGGAAATGCTGGAATATCAATCATCAGGTACGCGCCCACATATGGGCTCCGAAACCGACGACGATGACGAACGCGGCAGCATGTTTGGTGGAAGTGGTAGTTCTTCGTCGGGGAAAGACCCGAAAGGAGCCGAAAAATCACGTACGCCTGTACTCGATAACTTTGGACGGGACTTAACGAAGCTGGCAGAATTAGGAAAACTTGATCCTATTGTTGGCCGTGAGAAAGAAATCGAGCGTGTTGCTCAGATTCTAAGCCGCCGTAAAAAGAATAACCCAATTCTGATTGGTGAACCAGGCGTTGGTAAGACGGCAATTGCCGAAGGACTTGCCCTGCGTATTGTTCAGAAGAAGGTTTCGCGGGTGCTGTTTGGCAAACGAGTTGTAACTCTTGATCTTGCCTCGCTGGTAGCTGGTACCAAGTACCGTGGTCAGTTTGAAGAGCGGATGAAGGCCGTTATGAACGAGCTGGAAAAATCGCCGGAAGTTATCTTATTCATTGACGAGTTACATACCATTGTTGGCGCTGGTGGAGCTTCCGGCTCGCTGGATGCATCCAACATGTTCAAACCAGCCTTAGCCCGTGGAGATATCCAATGTATTGGTGCTACTACGCTGGACGAATACCGTCAGTATATCGAAAAAGATGGCGCTTTAGCGCGTCGGTTCCAGGTTGTTATGGTGGATGCAACTTCGGTTGAAGAAACCATTGAAATCCTGAACAACATCAAAGATAAGTACGAGGAACACCACCACGTTAACTATACGCCGGAGGCCATCGAAGCAGCCGTTAAGCTGTCAGAACGTTACATTTCTGACCGTTTCCTGCCCGATAAAGCCATCGACGTAATGGATGAAGTTGGTGCCCGCGTACACATCTCTAATATCTCTGTTCCTGAGGATATTCTGAAGCTGGAAGAAAGCATTGAGAATATCAAGAAAGAGAAGAATCAGGTTGTTAAAAGCCAGAAATACGAAGAAGCCGCCCAGCTTCGCGATAAGGAAAAACGCCTGATCGATCAGCTTGACCGTGCTAAGCAAGCGTGGGAAGAAGAAACCAAGAAGAAACGCTATGAGGTTAACGAAGAAAGCGTAGCCGAAGTCGTAGCGATGATGACGGGTATTCCGACAAACCGCGTGGCTACCAACGAAGGAGCCAAATTGCTGAACATGGGCGAACAGCTGAAAGGTCGCGTGATTGGCCAGGACAAAGCCGTTGAGAAACTGGTGAAAGCCATTCAGCGGACGCGGGTTGGTCTGAAAGATCCGAAGAAACCAATTGGCTCGTTTATCTTCCTGGGTCCAACCGGGGTTGGTAAAACCGAGTTAGCCAAAGTGCTCGCTACTTACCTATTCGACAAAGAAGATGCGCTGGTGCGGATCGATATGTCGGAATACATGGAGAAGTTTAGCGTAAGCCGTCTGGTTGGAGCGCCTCCGGGCTACGTTGGTTACGAAGAAGGTGGTCAGTTGACGGAGAAAATCCGCCGGAAGCCTTATTCAGTCGTGCTTTTGGATGAGATCGAAAAAGCACACCCGGATGTGTTTAACATTCTGTTGCAGGTGCTTGACGATGGTATCCTGACCGATGGTTTAGGCCGCCGCGTTGACTTCCGTAATACCATCATCATCATGACGTCGAACATTGGGGTTCGTGACCTGAAAGATTTCGGTACAGGTATTGGTTTTGCGACCAAAGCTAAGTCCGAAAATCAGGATGATGCGATGAAGAGCACTATTCAGAACGCCCTGCGGAAAGCTTTCTCGCCGGAGTTCCTGAACCGTCTGGACGATGTAATCGTGTTTAACTCACTGCAACGTGAAGATATTCACAAGATCATCGACCTCATGCTCGGCAAATTGCTGGGTCGTGTAACCAGCCTCGGCTACAAAGTCGAACTGACGGATAAAGCGAAAGACTTCCTGTCAGAAAAAGGCTACGATCCACAGTATGGTGCTCGTCCTTTGAGCCGTGCCATTCAGAAATACCTCGAAGACCCCGTCGCTGAGGAAATCCTGAAAGGCGATCTTAAAGAAGGCGATGTCATTATGGCTGACTATGACGACAACGGTGAAGCGCTTAACATCTCGGTGAAAAAACAAGAAGAAGTAGCTAACTAA
- a CDS encoding WbqC family protein produces the protein MEKYQVKQSINAIRIEAHYLPCLAYFTAIYPFDTVWLEAAEHYGKQSYRNRCYVRTANGVDRLTVPVLNGTHKQAIRDIKIDYRQSWAEQQWRCLETAYRKAAFFEHYAENFRTVYQKKYTFLFDLNVEMLTICLHSLGWQKSLKITEEFEKQPNKAEVADMHAWISPRGDDQSGSVYRPFPYLQNFGSDFVPNLSLIDLIFCQGPLASEILQCSRLE, from the coding sequence TTGGAAAAGTACCAAGTTAAGCAGTCCATAAATGCCATTCGAATAGAAGCTCATTACTTACCTTGTCTGGCCTATTTTACTGCTATTTATCCTTTCGATACGGTTTGGCTGGAAGCCGCCGAGCATTATGGAAAGCAAAGTTACAGAAATCGCTGTTATGTACGGACAGCTAATGGTGTGGACCGGCTTACAGTTCCGGTTTTGAACGGCACGCACAAACAAGCCATTCGCGATATAAAGATCGATTACCGGCAGTCATGGGCTGAGCAGCAATGGCGATGCCTGGAAACAGCTTACCGCAAAGCCGCTTTTTTTGAGCACTATGCCGAAAATTTTAGAACCGTTTACCAAAAAAAATATACTTTTCTTTTTGATCTGAATGTTGAGATGCTGACAATTTGTCTGCATTCCCTCGGATGGCAAAAATCCCTGAAAATCACCGAAGAATTTGAGAAACAACCGAATAAGGCAGAAGTAGCAGACATGCATGCGTGGATTAGCCCACGTGGCGACGATCAAAGTGGCAGTGTATACCGGCCATTTCCGTACCTTCAGAATTTTGGCAGTGATTTTGTACCTAACTTAAGTCTTATTGATCTGATTTTTTGTCAGGGGCCGCTCGCCAGTGAGATCTTACAATGCTCTCGTTTAGAGTGA
- a CDS encoding lysophospholipid acyltransferase family protein, whose translation MSLFFFRLLSKLPISWLYILSNFLYFLLARVFRYRRKVIEQNLANSFPEKSAAERHQIAQGFYRHLADLIVETIKMPAFSVGELRRRVTFYNEEVVKNYLKAGHSVIIMAAHQCNWEWAPSAAVLNGMPADAIYKPLASQRFEKIVRYIRSAFGAKPVPMHRLLREIAARKNEPRLIALVADQVPDRPEMGYWTNFLHQETPFYPGTERLARSLKHPVFYIEMERVGRGYYIATFRPVAEPPYEQLSPGEIIDRYRDLLEKTIRKNPSDWLWSHKRWKHSRKSFEGMGQTRW comes from the coding sequence ATGAGCCTGTTTTTTTTTCGCCTACTTTCCAAGCTACCAATCAGTTGGTTATATATTCTGAGTAACTTCTTGTACTTTTTGTTGGCCCGTGTCTTCAGGTATCGCCGTAAGGTAATTGAGCAAAATCTCGCCAACTCCTTTCCCGAAAAATCGGCTGCCGAGCGGCACCAGATTGCGCAGGGCTTCTACCGCCATCTGGCCGACCTCATTGTGGAAACCATCAAGATGCCGGCTTTTTCAGTCGGTGAGCTGCGCCGTCGGGTGACATTTTACAATGAGGAGGTCGTGAAAAACTACCTGAAAGCGGGGCATAGTGTAATTATCATGGCGGCTCACCAGTGTAATTGGGAGTGGGCTCCTTCGGCTGCTGTGCTAAACGGAATGCCAGCTGACGCCATTTATAAGCCGTTGGCTAGCCAACGATTCGAGAAGATTGTGCGGTATATCCGCTCTGCTTTTGGCGCAAAACCTGTGCCCATGCACCGCCTGCTACGGGAAATTGCTGCCCGGAAAAACGAACCTCGCCTCATCGCGCTGGTTGCCGACCAGGTTCCCGATAGACCCGAAATGGGCTACTGGACCAATTTTTTACACCAGGAAACCCCCTTTTATCCGGGTACGGAGCGCCTCGCCCGCAGCCTGAAACATCCGGTTTTTTACATTGAGATGGAGCGTGTCGGGCGGGGCTATTACATCGCTACGTTTCGGCCCGTTGCTGAACCGCCTTACGAGCAGCTTTCACCAGGCGAAATTATTGATCGCTACCGGGATTTGTTGGAAAAAACAATCCGCAAAAACCCGTCAGATTGGCTCTGGTCGCACAAACGCTGGAAGCATTCCCGAAAAAGCTTCGAAGGAATGGGGCAAACACGTTGGTAA
- a CDS encoding 30S ribosomal protein S16, whose protein sequence is MAVKIRLSRRGRKKLAIYDIVIADARSPRDGKFIEKIGSYNPNTDPATVTLKSERAVDWLLKGAQPTDTTRALLSHEGVMLKKHLQVGVLKGAITQEQADTKFDAWKEEKEGRKAGVAETKSQKKASDKQARLEAEQKVSAARAEAIAKKNAVPEPEPEPAAETEEAPAASEGEETAAE, encoded by the coding sequence ATGGCAGTTAAAATCCGTTTATCGCGTCGGGGACGCAAAAAACTGGCTATCTACGACATCGTTATAGCCGACGCCAGATCACCACGGGATGGTAAATTCATTGAAAAAATTGGGTCATACAACCCAAACACCGATCCTGCTACCGTTACGCTGAAGTCGGAGCGCGCAGTTGATTGGTTGTTGAAAGGTGCCCAGCCAACCGATACGACTCGTGCCCTTTTGTCGCACGAAGGCGTTATGCTGAAAAAACACCTGCAAGTTGGGGTACTTAAAGGTGCCATCACGCAGGAACAAGCCGACACTAAGTTCGACGCTTGGAAAGAAGAAAAAGAAGGCCGCAAAGCCGGTGTTGCTGAAACGAAATCTCAGAAGAAAGCGAGCGACAAACAAGCGCGTCTGGAAGCTGAGCAGAAAGTTAGCGCAGCCCGTGCCGAAGCCATCGCTAAAAAGAACGCCGTTCCAGAACCAGAGCCTGAGCCGGCGGCTGAAACTGAAGAAGCACCAGCGGCTTCTGAAGGCGAAGAAACAGCGGCTGAATAA
- the rimM gene encoding ribosome maturation factor RimM (Essential for efficient processing of 16S rRNA), with amino-acid sequence MTKDDCYQLGKITKTHGVQGELVFFLDVDVPNVYDELDSVLVEVRGELVPYFIESISIHRNRAIVGLEDVDTIEAAQKLINCDLYLPLENLEELDEGAFYFHEIVGFLVRDEKMGDLGTVRTVYSMSTQDLIVMDYQGQEILIPSNSDIVTTADREQKVLNVRLPEGLIDLYLEEGAGKKEQPDDEDEPIDSDEPTFPDED; translated from the coding sequence GTGACGAAAGACGATTGTTACCAACTGGGTAAAATAACAAAAACACATGGCGTACAGGGAGAACTGGTGTTCTTTCTGGATGTGGATGTGCCAAATGTATACGACGAACTGGACTCGGTACTGGTCGAGGTAAGGGGCGAACTGGTGCCTTACTTTATTGAGTCCATTTCGATCCACCGCAACCGGGCCATTGTCGGTCTGGAAGATGTAGACACGATTGAGGCGGCGCAAAAGCTGATAAATTGCGATCTGTACCTGCCTTTGGAGAACCTGGAAGAACTTGACGAAGGCGCGTTCTACTTCCACGAAATTGTTGGTTTTCTGGTACGCGACGAAAAAATGGGAGACTTGGGAACGGTACGGACCGTATACAGCATGTCTACCCAGGATCTGATTGTGATGGATTATCAGGGGCAGGAGATTTTAATTCCCTCAAACAGTGATATTGTCACAACCGCAGATCGGGAGCAGAAAGTCCTGAATGTTCGCTTGCCGGAAGGTCTGATTGATTTGTACCTGGAAGAAGGTGCTGGAAAAAAAGAGCAGCCTGACGACGAAGACGAACCAATTGATTCCGACGAACCAACTTTCCCCGATGAGGATTGA
- the trmD gene encoding tRNA (guanosine(37)-N1)-methyltransferase TrmD, whose product MRIDIITCLPKLLDSFFAHSIVQRAQQSQQVEVVIHDLRDYSTDKHKRVDDYMFGGGAGMVMQIEPIARCIRALQAERSYDDIIYMTPDGDRFDQRTANRLSLAKNLLILCGHYKGVDERVRELFITKEISIGDYVLTGGELPAAVVADSIIRLIPGVISDETSALTDSFQDDLLSPPVYTRPADFEGHAIPEILLSGHEAKINEWRFEKAVERTKARRPDLLG is encoded by the coding sequence ATGAGGATTGATATTATTACGTGCCTGCCTAAATTGCTGGATAGCTTTTTTGCGCATTCCATCGTGCAGCGGGCGCAGCAGAGCCAGCAGGTCGAAGTGGTTATCCACGATCTGCGTGACTATTCAACGGACAAGCACAAGCGCGTCGACGACTATATGTTTGGTGGCGGGGCCGGTATGGTCATGCAAATTGAACCCATCGCGCGTTGCATCCGGGCTCTGCAGGCGGAACGTTCTTACGACGATATTATTTATATGACGCCGGACGGTGACCGCTTCGACCAACGGACAGCAAACCGGCTTTCGCTGGCCAAAAATCTGCTCATTCTTTGTGGGCACTACAAAGGCGTTGACGAACGCGTGCGGGAGTTGTTTATCACGAAAGAAATCAGCATCGGTGATTACGTGCTGACGGGTGGCGAATTGCCCGCTGCGGTGGTTGCTGACTCCATTATTCGGCTGATTCCGGGGGTCATTTCCGACGAAACCTCGGCCTTGACGGATTCGTTTCAGGATGATTTACTCTCGCCGCCCGTATACACGCGCCCGGCAGACTTTGAAGGTCATGCCATTCCGGAAATTCTGCTTTCGGGTCACGAAGCTAAAATCAATGAGTGGCGATTTGAAAAGGCCGTGGAGCGAACCAAGGCAAGACGGCCTGATCTGCTGGGTTAA
- a CDS encoding alpha/beta fold hydrolase, protein MRFFSYLLIFLFVVSRGVAQDTGEINYAYPVQYLPLTIESKPVKMAYMDVRSERPNGKVVLLLHGKNFNGYYWKRVIQWLTKNGYRAIIPDQVGWGKSSHPDIHYSFHRLAANTKKLLDTLNIPKVTVLAHSMGGMLGTRFSLMYPQTVEKLILENPIGLEDYKTFVPFQTIEQQYQKELTASYESYKKYQQSYYPIWKPQYEDLVRVQASDLRAPDFKAIAWSNAITYQMIYEQPVVYEFANLAMPTVLILGQEDRTVVGKALLAKSEQERHGQYQALGKKIVQQLKSGKLIELTGIGHIPHIQEPERFLKALQEALQEK, encoded by the coding sequence ATGCGCTTTTTTAGTTACCTACTGATTTTTCTTTTCGTTGTTTCTCGTGGTGTTGCTCAGGATACCGGCGAAATCAATTATGCTTATCCCGTTCAATATTTGCCACTGACTATTGAGTCGAAGCCTGTCAAAATGGCTTACATGGATGTTCGGTCTGAGCGTCCGAACGGCAAGGTTGTTTTGCTCTTACACGGTAAAAATTTTAATGGGTATTACTGGAAAAGGGTAATCCAGTGGCTCACAAAAAATGGCTACCGGGCCATCATTCCTGATCAGGTGGGCTGGGGCAAATCATCGCACCCCGACATTCATTACAGTTTTCACCGGCTGGCGGCCAACACAAAAAAGCTGCTAGATACCTTGAATATTCCTAAAGTGACAGTGTTGGCGCATTCCATGGGCGGCATGCTGGGTACGCGCTTCTCGCTCATGTATCCGCAAACGGTTGAGAAGTTGATTCTAGAGAATCCAATTGGCCTGGAAGATTACAAAACCTTTGTGCCCTTCCAAACCATTGAGCAGCAGTACCAGAAAGAACTAACTGCTTCGTATGAGTCCTACAAAAAATACCAACAGAGTTACTATCCGATCTGGAAACCGCAGTATGAAGATTTAGTCCGGGTGCAGGCCAGCGATCTGCGAGCGCCGGATTTCAAGGCTATTGCCTGGTCAAATGCCATCACCTACCAGATGATTTACGAACAGCCCGTCGTGTACGAATTTGCTAACTTGGCGATGCCAACCGTATTGATTTTGGGTCAGGAAGACCGTACTGTGGTTGGCAAAGCACTGCTGGCTAAGTCGGAGCAGGAGCGGCACGGGCAGTATCAGGCGCTTGGTAAAAAAATCGTTCAGCAATTGAAATCGGGCAAACTGATTGAACTGACCGGCATTGGCCATATTCCGCACATACAGGAACCGGAGCGCTTTTTGAAAGCGTTGCAGGAGGCTTTACAGGAGAAATAG
- a CDS encoding sugar phosphate isomerase/epimerase family protein, whose amino-acid sequence MLHLPRSDLVRAGWRDEASLIGEPDFCVYFWYIDSLSPINMTLSRRSFLAASTLAATPLLPTPNTPAPTIPAAPRIKLGISSYSYWHFKTAKVPIEMVIDEAAKLGVEGVDILHRQMEGEDNAYLQKLKRHAFHAGIDLICLSIHQGFVYPDAAERQKNIDHTIKGIEMAYKMGIPCMRLNTGRWNTIKSFDELMAKRGIEPILPGHTEDEGFKWVIDSIEKCLPKAAECGVMLALENHWGLSSMPEGLLRIRQAIDSPWMGVLLDTGNFLENPYDKLEKVAPHATFVQAKTYYGGGEWYSLDLDYKRIFNLLRKANYQGYLSIEFEGKEDAKTGVRKSVELMRNAMIS is encoded by the coding sequence TTGCTCCACCTGCCCCGTTCTGACCTGGTGCGAGCAGGTTGGCGTGACGAAGCATCGCTGATTGGAGAACCGGATTTTTGTGTATATTTCTGGTACATCGATTCGCTAAGCCCCATCAACATGACCCTCTCCCGCCGCTCTTTCCTGGCTGCTTCGACGCTGGCCGCTACTCCACTTCTACCCACCCCAAATACACCAGCACCAACGATCCCGGCGGCTCCGCGCATCAAACTGGGCATTTCTTCGTATTCGTACTGGCATTTTAAAACGGCTAAGGTACCTATCGAAATGGTGATCGACGAAGCGGCCAAGCTTGGCGTGGAAGGCGTCGATATTCTGCACCGCCAGATGGAAGGTGAAGACAACGCGTACCTGCAAAAGCTGAAACGGCATGCCTTCCACGCGGGTATCGACCTGATTTGCCTGTCCATCCACCAAGGATTCGTCTACCCGGACGCGGCGGAACGTCAGAAAAACATCGACCATACCATCAAAGGCATTGAAATGGCTTACAAGATGGGCATTCCGTGTATGCGGCTGAATACGGGCCGCTGGAATACCATCAAGTCGTTTGATGAACTGATGGCCAAGCGTGGCATCGAACCCATTTTGCCGGGGCATACGGAAGATGAGGGTTTCAAATGGGTGATCGACAGCATTGAAAAGTGCCTACCTAAAGCTGCCGAGTGCGGCGTGATGCTGGCGCTGGAAAACCACTGGGGTTTGTCGTCAATGCCGGAAGGACTGCTGCGCATTCGCCAAGCGATTGATTCGCCCTGGATGGGGGTTTTGCTCGATACGGGTAATTTCCTGGAAAACCCCTACGACAAACTGGAAAAAGTAGCGCCCCACGCCACGTTCGTTCAAGCCAAAACCTACTACGGCGGCGGGGAGTGGTATTCGCTCGATCTAGACTACAAACGCATTTTCAACCTCCTGCGTAAAGCCAATTACCAGGGTTATTTATCGATTGAATTTGAAGGCAAGGAAGATGCTAAAACCGGCGTGCGAAAAAGTGTGGAACTGATGCGGAACGCTATGATCAGTTAG
- a CDS encoding endonuclease III domain-containing protein: MKPDFDLDVVLTRVEEAIRPYPKAAMFELTERGYSSLFEQLISCIISIRTLDETTIPISERLFAVARTPEQFLQLDASRLTQLLYGSSYPDQKAATMLGIAQRTVDEFDGQLPADYETLISLKGVGPKCANLALGVSTGNAGISVDIHVHRVTNRWGFVEASQPEKTMLQLEKKVPRSQWVDINRLLMPFGKHICTGTLPHCSTCPVLTWCEQVGVTKHR, from the coding sequence ATGAAGCCTGACTTTGATCTTGATGTTGTTCTTACCCGCGTCGAAGAGGCCATTCGGCCTTACCCGAAAGCCGCCATGTTCGAGTTGACCGAGCGTGGGTATAGCAGTTTATTTGAGCAATTAATTTCCTGCATTATCTCCATTCGGACGTTGGACGAAACGACCATTCCTATATCGGAGCGGCTGTTTGCCGTTGCCCGAACGCCGGAACAGTTTCTTCAACTCGATGCTTCAAGGCTCACCCAACTGCTCTACGGTAGCAGTTACCCCGACCAGAAAGCCGCAACCATGCTCGGCATTGCCCAGCGGACGGTAGACGAATTTGACGGCCAGCTTCCCGCCGATTACGAAACGCTGATTAGTCTGAAAGGCGTTGGTCCCAAGTGTGCCAACCTAGCGCTGGGTGTATCGACGGGCAACGCGGGAATCAGCGTGGATATTCATGTGCACCGCGTCACGAACCGCTGGGGTTTTGTGGAGGCCAGCCAGCCGGAAAAGACCATGCTTCAACTAGAGAAAAAAGTCCCTCGATCGCAGTGGGTTGACATCAACCGGCTTTTGATGCCGTTCGGGAAGCACATTTGCACGGGCACCCTCCCCCATTGCTCCACCTGCCCCGTTCTGACCTGGTGCGAGCAGGTTGGCGTGACGAAGCATCGCTGA
- a CDS encoding DMT family protein, translating into MRTVILLVMSNLFMTTAWYWHLRFKQEALWKVVLISWLIAFFEYWLAVPANRIGSYQFSAFQLKTMQEVISLVVFVAFAVFYLKEEVKWNYIVGFALIVLAVFFVFKKW; encoded by the coding sequence ATGCGGACTGTCATTTTGCTCGTTATGTCCAATCTTTTTATGACAACGGCCTGGTATTGGCACCTGCGCTTCAAGCAGGAGGCGCTTTGGAAAGTTGTCCTGATTAGCTGGCTGATCGCTTTCTTCGAATACTGGCTGGCGGTTCCGGCCAATCGAATTGGATCGTACCAGTTCAGTGCTTTTCAGCTCAAGACCATGCAGGAGGTAATAAGTCTGGTCGTTTTTGTCGCGTTTGCCGTCTTTTACCTGAAAGAAGAGGTAAAGTGGAATTACATAGTGGGTTTCGCCCTGATCGTGCTGGCGGTGTTTTTTGTCTTCAAGAAATGGTAA
- a CDS encoding RluA family pseudouridine synthase, which yields MESDEDELYEHYRIVADKGQSLIRIDQFLKDRIPNATRTKIQNGIDTESVKVNGKVIKASYKLKPLDVITVSLPHPPRDTEIIPENIPLNIVYEDDDLLVMNKPAGMVVHPAHGNWSGTVVNALVYHFQHLPTHRNGEARPGLVHRIDKDTSGLLVIAKTDYAMTHLARQFFEHTIERTYYALVWGEPKEAAGTIVGHLGRSVRDRKVQVVYPDGSQGKHAVTHYKVLKTLHYVSLVQCNLETGRTHQIRAHMQYLGNPLFNDAMYGGDQIKKGTPNGSYKAFVQNCFNLIPRQALHAKSLGFIHPKTKEWMQFDSDLPSDFQAALEKWESYIANR from the coding sequence ATGGAATCGGATGAGGACGAACTGTACGAACATTACCGGATTGTGGCTGATAAAGGCCAGAGTCTGATTCGTATCGATCAGTTTCTAAAAGACCGTATTCCAAACGCTACCCGCACCAAAATCCAGAACGGGATTGATACCGAATCGGTCAAGGTGAACGGCAAAGTCATCAAGGCGAGTTACAAGCTTAAACCGCTGGATGTCATCACGGTATCACTACCGCATCCGCCGCGTGATACGGAGATTATTCCAGAAAATATTCCGCTTAACATCGTTTACGAAGATGATGATCTGCTGGTGATGAATAAACCCGCTGGCATGGTGGTACACCCCGCGCATGGCAACTGGTCGGGTACGGTCGTTAACGCACTGGTCTATCATTTTCAGCATTTACCAACGCATCGCAATGGCGAGGCGCGTCCCGGTCTGGTTCACCGGATTGATAAAGACACGTCTGGCCTGCTGGTAATTGCCAAAACCGATTACGCCATGACGCACCTAGCCCGGCAGTTTTTCGAGCACACAATTGAGCGAACGTATTACGCCCTGGTGTGGGGCGAACCCAAGGAAGCCGCCGGAACCATCGTTGGCCACCTGGGCCGCAGTGTGCGCGACCGCAAAGTGCAAGTTGTCTACCCTGACGGAAGCCAGGGCAAACACGCCGTTACGCACTACAAAGTCTTGAAAACGTTGCACTATGTCTCGCTGGTGCAGTGCAATCTGGAAACCGGACGGACGCACCAGATTCGGGCGCATATGCAATATTTGGGTAATCCGCTGTTCAACGATGCCATGTACGGCGGCGATCAGATCAAGAAAGGAACCCCCAACGGCTCCTACAAAGCTTTTGTGCAGAATTGCTTTAACCTGATTCCCCGGCAGGCGCTCCACGCTAAGTCACTGGGTTTTATCCATCCCAAGACGAAAGAATGGATGCAGTTCGATTCGGACTTGCCCAGTGATTTTCAGGCGGCACTGGAAAAATGGGAAAGTTACATCGCCAATCGGTAA